From the Coffea eugenioides isolate CCC68of chromosome 1, Ceug_1.0, whole genome shotgun sequence genome, the window TTGGACCAAATGCTAATGCCGCAGCTTTGAAAGATAATAAATAGGACGATAAAAAGGGAGAAgagaaaattgtgaaaataaccACGAAAGGGAGACTTTTTAGGTTTTCTCACGAGAAGGTTAATCAGAGGGGGAGGTGAAGAGAAGGGGAGATTGATTGTAAAGCAAATTAAGAAAGAGGTTATTGAAGGCAATCTTACATGATTGAATTCGAACTGAAGATGAAAGTTGGGTATGCGTAGGTATTGAATGTGAGAAACTTTGGACCACTGGGAGTCGGGGCCGCTGCTCTCAGGAGTGCATCTTTCTTTTAACAGAGGAGAACCATAAACCTCCAGACGTTTTAGTTTGGTGAGACTTCTCATGGCATCCTCAGAGGGTAGATGTCCAAGCTCTTTGAAACCATGTAAATATAGTCCTTCAAGAGCAGCGAAGTTTCCGAACCAATCTGGCAGAGCTTTTATACCTCCAAAGTCCCATAGCGCTAGTGACGTCAGAGCGGTCAAGTATTGGATCTGATGTGGCAGGGACTCCATGTGTGGCAACCCACGTAATCGTAATTCACGGAGTGCGGATGacgaagaggaggaggaggaggatatCAATCCAGACCAATCAAACTCATtgtaaattgaagaattttcatGATCATCACCATCATCTGAGAAGGGACCAATTTCAAGCTCCCTTAAGCTGTTTAGGAAACCAAATCCTTTGGGCGTCATGCTTGTTTTCAGTTTGGGACACCTGCGTAATTCCAGCTTCAAGAGAGAAGGCGTTTGTTGCAAATCAAGCGGAAAGGAGATGAGATTGTAGCAGCCAGACACCCGAAGCTTCTGGAGAGAGGTACACGAGTGTAGCATGTCACCTGGCAGATTCGTCAACCCATCACAACTCCAAATCTTCAGCTCTTTAAGAGACGTAAAGTTTCGCAGGGGAGGGAGTTCTCTGCATCTGTGGAAGCGATTAAAGTCCAAACGCGCTAACTTGGGGAGTGTTGTTGGCAAATCCATTAACCATCGAGGTAATTGATCGCCCATAAAATCCCAAATTATCAACTCCTCCAAATTTGGGTGGGGTCGAAGGCCGTCTAACACATCTTTGTGGTTGTAGTCGTGGCCTTCTCGTTCACGGGCCCACCGAAGTTTTAGCCTAAATAGATTCGCCTTTTCAGATAGTTTTGCTTCCTCAGCTCCTTCCTTATCCTTTACTAGTTCCAGATTGCGTATCTCCAATTTGCCTTTGAGGTTCTTCAAGCTTCCAAGCTCTCCAATTTGTCGACCCTTCTCTCCACCCACCTTAAAGAACTCTAGCGTCTGAAGGCAAGTCAATCGTCCCATCTCTAGCGGCATTTGAAATTCTTCATCACTTCTGTAATAGTGGAGATGTCTCAAGCTAATCAAATCGCACATCCCCTTCGAAAGATGTTTAACACCTGACTCACTTAGCGTCAATGTCTGCAGATTATAAAGCTTGCAAAGGGAGTCCGGCAAAATACTGATTGAAGACCATTCAAGGTTAACGTACCGCAAATGTATCAGTTTGCCAATTGAGACTGGAAGCTCTTTAGTTGTTGTATAAGACAAATTCAAAACATACAAGTTTTTCAACTTCATTAACATATCACCAGAAAAGTCCCCCTTTACGATGAACAATGTATGAAGTGAAGTTGATAGACTCTCCAAAAGTTTTTCTCTGTCTTCTCCACCACCAAATGAGTCTGTTGCAAGGTAACGAATCTGATTACCATGGTCTGCTACACGTGTATCCCTATCATTAATGATTTTGGTAGACTTTGACATTGACTCTGCAACGTCATGGACCAGATCATGCATCTTATAACATGTTCCCTgataatttcttgtttcttcaaACAACGAACTTTGCAATAAAATTCTCAGATGATTCATTCCAATTTCCTCCATCATCATTTGGCTGGTGGCATCTGCTTGTAGGAAACCTTCTGCCATCCAAAGTTCGATTAGCATATCTCCTTTCATCTCAGTATCCTTAGGAAATATAGAACAATATGCAAAACATTTCTTAATGTATGGAGATGGCAAATTATCAAAACTCAACTTAAGTATTTGCATCACGTGATCTCCACCTGCACTCAACCTCAAAAGCTTATTCTCCAAAATTGAGTGCCACTCCTCTTTTCTCTTTAAAGATAATAGACCTCCGATTACACTTGCAGCCAATGGTAGACCGTCACATCTTTCGATTACTCTCTCTTTAATTGCTTTTAGTACATCGGGTTCTTCTTCCCCTCCAACTACTTTTTCTTTTACGATAGACCAACAATGATCATCAGGTAGTTTTCCTAATCGATAGGATTCATTTTCCATCATCCTCAAAACTCTAGACACACACTGCGCCACTGGACCTGGACGAGTAGTGACCAGACACCAGCTTCCATTAGTTGGATTGAGCCCCTTCAAGGTGTTGAAAAAGTCCTCCCACAATGCTTGATTATCATCCCACACATCATCAAGGACTAGGAAATACTTTTTCCCCCCTAGTTGATTCCCAATTTTTCCAACGATGACATCCCTAACATCCACTTCAACCTTGTCTCCCGTCAAATGCACTAATATGAGTCTGAAAAGCTCCTCTATTGGAACTTTTTTCGATACACAAACCCAAATCTTTATGTCAAAGTGTTCATCAATTTGCTTGTTGTTGTATATGGATTTAGCCAAAGTTGTTTTGCCTAAACCTCCCATACCAACTATGGGAAGAACAGAAACAACCTTCTCAGACAGGCTCAACAAAATCTTCACTATGTTTGATTCATCATCGGCTCTTCCAGTCATTGGAACAAGAACAGAGTCGGTCTGCCGACCTCTCGTGTCTCCAACAGCAGGAGCAGCAGGGAGGGCAGCCGTCAAGACTTCCCTACTGACCAGCCCCAATCCACGGGCGTCTTGATAGATGCCATTCAACTTCAGTTTGATGTCCCTGACCTTAGAAGCCATTCTCCAACGAAAAGCAAGATTAATGTtagagaaggagaagaagcAGCATACCTTCAGCTTGTGCCGGTTTCGGGACTCCACCTGTTGACGAAGGGATTCATAGTGGAGCTCATCCAACACATTGTCAGCATCATAAGCAACCTCCTCGAGACTATTCAACCATCGTTGCACTATTCTGCTTTGGTTTTGCTTTTCCTCAGCATCAGCCAGGACATCTTTGATAAAGCCGAGAGAATCTGTCATGCTGGCCACATCCTTCTTGAACCCAACTAGCAAACCAATCCTATCAGAGGCAAGAGACAGTGCCCTTTCCAATGTAACCTGAATTGTGGCACCGATAACAGGGTCGGCCATTGTTGCTGCCTTGGATTCAGTGTTGAGAACaagatggttttttttttatgggaGGTTTTTTTGCAGCGAGGAACAGGTAATCTTATCTAGGCTAGTATAATTGGTTATGAAGAAAGGAGCATTAATAATTATTGCGCGTAGACGTGGAGTTCTTCTCTGACAAATTTGTAAGCTTTTGCATTGGCATGCTTACAGAGCAACTTTCTCAATTATTGTAGTTGTTGGGGCACCATGTTTTCTGATTAAATGCGCTGGGGCCTTCAGAATTTTTGGTTGTGGAccaatattttgtttttgtccacgATCAAATCGTAAAAAGGAGGGTGAGATTCTGTTTTGGTTACATGCATGTCATTATTGTTAAtccttggaaaatgaatttatgACATACAGTAATTTGGTCTGAATTTTGTTCGGTTTTGGGAAGCGACCACACTGGCAAGCAATAAAATGTTCTTCTCTGTTTTCGCACTAGCTATGATGCATTTTGCTTCTTGGCATAGTAATCACTAATCAGGCTTGAGATTTTAAATTAACATGATCGGTATGAAGTCCCTAGCCTTCTACTCCTCTCTTTAAAAATCTGATAGTCTTCTACTCCCCATATTAATCTTTTTTGTTATATTATTTCTTAttactttctttttctagttcattttggatctttttttttttactacttTTCCAACTATTTTCTTTAGCTTTTGCTGATGCGTATATTGGTTTCTCCTCAAACTGGATGTCTCTCAATCTCTCTCGTGGGAATTCAACATACTTAAAGATGAATTTCGTTTTGCCGTTATCAAGTTTGCACTTAAAGAATTAAAGTTCATATGGGGTTAAGTCATACTAATTTCATATCTTTGACATTTATTTATCACAAACCTCAATTCTTCTTTCCTCTAGTGTTTCTTTTTGGTTTCACTAAGCCAAAGCTCAGTTGGCCCAGTGGTTGCAACTTGCAACGGCAGTTGCTTGGCATTTTCGATTCACCTTTCTTCGTAGTGTAGTAGTTGCCGGGATTCTTCAGCTGCCTTTGATCCACATTCCACATGCTTGGGGGGGGCCATCGGATGTGGAAAATTCCACccaagaaggaaaagaaaccGTGTTGAAtgatgaagaaaagaaaatggcaATCATCATTGAGACTCTAATAATTGCCATGGAGAAGTTTGCCTGGCAATTTCACTTGGCTTTATTGATCAATGCTTAGCTGGGTATTTCATCTTTTTCTGATTGAAAGCTGTCTGGGGCCTTTGGCTGTGGAAAATATCTCAATAGTTTGTCGGAGCTGTGGTTTGACCCAAGACTGACCcccgtaaaaaaaaaaaaaaaaaaaaaaactatgttCAACGATCAAAATGTAAAGGAGAAAGAGGAAATGACAGCCATAGCTGGTGACTTTGCAACATTAATTGCCTCAGTCATTAATCCTTGGGAAATAGACTAAAAACGTTATTTTGTGGGGggaaaacttaaaaaataatcCGTGGTTCACTTATCAAAAACATGGAGTGGAGTTAGCAATCAAGTTTGGCATGTAGCGACATAATTGGCCAATGGTTGGGTGCTTTCTTAGCTTTTACACTTATGAAATTGCCAAAATAGTCACTCGTAATTCCACTAGCTTTCTAGCACTTTAAAAATTCAAACATTTTGTGTCAAAATGTCTTGTAATTCCACTAGCTTTCTAGCACTTTAAAAATTCAAACATTTTGTGTCAAAATGTCTTGTTTATGTACAGCATACAAAATTTAAGTGGTGAAAGCTTAAGGAGTTtctttattactatttttttttttttagagtacAATATACAATCAACTGAAGTTAGAAGTGAAATAGACCTTTGGCTCACACTATGATTATACACTTTGACTGAATTGGGATGTTTTGGGAAGGGGGAAATGAGCATGTTCTTGTGGATTTCAATTTTTACAATTGAATTATTTGCCTATGATATGTTCACAAGTTTAACTTAAATCGAGTTGTGATAATAGAAGATTGTCGAAAGAAGACTTCAAAAGGTGGAAATTGAAAATGAGTGGAAATTAATGGGGAATTAACCAGTTATTTGGATACCTGTTTTTGTATCCGACTCTTTTATAATTAGTTTTTCTTATAGTTTTTCTCGCTCCTAACAAATTTATCTTTTTagataaatttgaattatttgtTCTTATGGTTCCTCTCTCTTCTAACAATATGATTaatttgtataaaatttttttatccaTATGGATTAACTTagtgttaaaaaaattttaactgtTAGCTGATAGATTTATCAATATTGCTGGAAATTAAATATTTGTTGATGTAGAAAACACAATGCACGAAATCCAACTTTTAGAATTGTGTTATAGTTTAACGATGACTATGTGGTGTTTTTGTCGACAAATAAAcagaaaaacaaataaatatacaaatttgATAAAGAAAGCTGCACTTCTACGGGACCGAAACTAATTGCTCTTAGGTCCCATTTTGCTACTTTTTAAAGTTTTTATAGGGacttttttgtttggattgctattttttgaagtttttatagaaaaatgtgTTGTAGGaatttaatatatatgagataaaaaggtaattgaaaaatgtgtttatgaaaatgttaaaattttttcttaGTAAACTGCAATCCTAGCATGGCTTGTGATTTGAtcaatatgaaataaaaaagtaattgagaAATGTATtcacaaaaaatgtaaaaattttgcCTTAGAaaactacaatccaaacaagtagTCTTCTCCCCATTTAAGAAACGCAATGAAAATATATGTTGAATAATTAAACTTATCCCTTCATAAACCACTTATACCAGcggaagaatcaattttatggTATGGAGGGAGGCAGTGAGTGAAAAGTCTTGGGTTCGATTTCTCCCACTTATATAAAGaaaatgtacaaaaaaaaaaatccacttaTACTAGCTAAGAGTATTTTCTGGTCACGTCTCGTGTTATATATTATTAATCTTATCCTATTATCCAAAAGCATTTGTTGGAAATTGCACGTTTAAtttagataaaaaaataatgaaatatTTGTTGGAAACGAAGGAAAAGTGACGCAACCTTTCCAATTTGTAAATTCAATTAGATTAACATGTAAAACTTATTAAAGTCTATCAGCATGATAGAATTTAGTGCTTCATCTGACGCTTGTAAAATAGACAAATGCAGTTTTGAAATTCTAGCACTTTTGGACCAATACCTTTTTTTTAAGGCAGAACCAATGCCTTAGGTAATTACAAGATCTCATCCTGATTTGCTGTTTTTCTTATTAAATGTTGAATCTAGAAAATC encodes:
- the LOC113751445 gene encoding putative disease resistance protein RGA3 isoform X2 translates to MADPVIGATIQVTLERALSLASDRIGLLVGFKKDVASMTDSLGFIKDVLADAEEKQNQSRIVQRWLNSLEEVAYDADNVLDELHYESLRQQVESRNRHKLKVCCFFSFSNINLAFRWRMASKVRDIKLKLNGIYQDARGLGLVSREVLTAALPAAPAVGDTRGRQTDSVLVPMTGRADDESNIVKILLSLSEKVVSVLPIVGMGGLGKTTLAKSIYNNKQIDEHFDIKIWVCVSKKVPIEELFRLILVHLTGDKVEVDVRDVIVGKIGNQLGGKKYFLVLDDVWDDNQALWEDFFNTLKGLNPTNGSWCLVTTRPGPVAQCVSRVLRMMENESYRLGKLPDDHCWSIVKEKVVGGEEEPDVLKAIKERVIERCDGLPLAASVIGGLLSLKRKEEWHSILENKLLRLSAGGDHVMQILKLSFDNLPSPYIKKCFAYCSIFPKDTEMKGDMLIELWMAEGFLQADATSQMMMEEIGMNHLRILLQSSLFEETRNYQGTCYKMHDLVHDVAESMSKSTKIINDRDTRVADHGNQIRYLATDSFGGGEDREKLLESLSTSLHTLFIVKGDFSGDMLMKLKNLYVLNLSYTTTKELPVSIGKLIHLRYVNLEWSSISILPDSLCKLYNLQTLTLSESGVKHLSKGMCDLISLRHLHYYRSDEEFQMPLEMGRLTCLQTLEFFKVGGEKGRQIGELGSLKNLKGKLEIRNLELVKDKEGAEEAKLSEKANLFRLKLRWAREREGHDYNHKDVLDGLRPHPNLEELIIWDFMGDQLPRWLMDLPTTLPKLARLDFNRFHRCRELPPLRNFTSLKELKIWSCDGLTNLPGDMLHSCTSLQKLRVSGCYNLISFPLDLQQTPSLLKLELRRCPKLKTSMTPKGFGFLNSLRELEIGPFSDDGDDHENSSIYNEFDWSGLISSSSSSSSSALRELRLRGLPHMESLPHQIQYLTALTSLALWDFGGIKALPDWFGNFAALEGLYLHGFKELGHLPSEDAMRSLTKLKRLEVYGSPLLKERCTPESSGPDSQWSKVSHIQYLRIPNFHLQFEFNHD
- the LOC113751445 gene encoding putative disease resistance protein RGA3 isoform X1, with translation MADPVIGATIQVTLERALSLASDRIGLLVGFKKDVASMTDSLGFIKDVLADAEEKQNQSRIVQRWLNSLEEVAYDADNVLDELHYESLRQQVESRNRHKLKVCCFFSFSNINLAFRWRMASKVRDIKLKLNGIYQDARGLGLVSREVLTAALPAAPAVGDTRGRQTDSVLVPMTGRADDESNIVKILLSLSEKVVSVLPIVGMGGLGKTTLAKSIYNNKQIDEHFDIKIWVCVSKKVPIEELFRLILVHLTGDKVEVDVRDVIVGKIGNQLGGKKYFLVLDDVWDDNQALWEDFFNTLKGLNPTNGSWCLVTTRPGPVAQCVSRVLRMMENESYRLGKLPDDHCWSIVKEKVVGGEEEPDVLKAIKERVIERCDGLPLAASVIGGLLSLKRKEEWHSILENKLLRLSAGGDHVMQILKLSFDNLPSPYIKKCFAYCSIFPKDTEMKGDMLIELWMAEGFLQADATSQMMMEEIGMNHLRILLQSSLFEETRNYQGTCYKMHDLVHDVAESMSKSTKIINDRDTRVADHGNQIRYLATDSFGGGEDREKLLESLSTSLHTLFIVKGDFSGDMLMKLKNLYVLNLSYTTTKELPVSIGKLIHLRYVNLEWSSISILPDSLCKLYNLQTLTLSESGVKHLSKGMCDLISLRHLHYYRSDEEFQMPLEMGRLTCLQTLEFFKVGGEKGRQIGELGSLKNLKGKLEIRNLELVKDKEGAEEAKLSEKANLFRLKLRWAREREGHDYNHKDVLDGLRPHPNLEELIIWDFMGDQLPRWLMDLPTTLPKLARLDFNRFHRCRELPPLRNFTSLKELKIWSCDGLTNLPGDMLHSCTSLQKLRVSGCYNLISFPLDLQQTPSLLKLELRRCPKLKTSMTPKGFGFLNSLRELEIGPFSDDGDDHENSSIYNEFDWSGLISSSSSSSSSALRELRLRGLPHMESLPHQIQYLTALTSLALWDFGGIKALPDWFGNFAALEGLYLHGFKELGHLPSEDAMRSLTKLKRLEVYGSPLLKERCTPESSGPDSQWSKVSHIQYLRIPNFHLQFEFNHVRLPSITSFLICFTINLPFSSPPPLINLLVRKPKKSPFRGYFHNFLFSLFIVLFIIFQSCGISIWSKILVLFIYSLQHNSNTLETIN